One window from the genome of Oryza glaberrima chromosome 3, OglaRS2, whole genome shotgun sequence encodes:
- the LOC127766206 gene encoding vacuolar protein sorting-associated protein 35B, protein MLPDGGADDEERWLAEGIAGVQQNAFYMHRALDSNNLKDALKYSAQMLSELRTSRLSPHKYYDLYMRAFDEMRKLEMFFREETRRGSCSVVDLYELVQHAGNVLPRLYLLCTVGSVYIKSKEAPAKDVLKDLVEMCRGIQHPLRGLFLRSYLSQISRDKLPDIGSEYEGDADSINDAVEFVLQNFIEMNKLWVRMQHQGPVREKEKRGKERNELRDLVGKNLHVLSQIEGVDLDMYKETVLPRILEQVVNCKDELAQFYLMDCIIQVFPDEYHLQTLETLLSAFPQLQPNVDIKTVLSQLMDRLSSYAAASPEVLPEFLQVEAFAKFSNAIGKVIEAQVDMPVVGAVTLYVSLLTFTLRVHPDRLDYVDQVLGACVKKLSGNAKLEDSRATKQIVALLSAPLEKYSNIVTALELSNYPRVMDYLDNSTTKVMALVIIQSIMKNTTCISTSDKIEALFDLIKGLIKDMDGAQNDELDDEDFKEEQNSVARLIHMLHNDDHEEMLKILCTVQKHILQGGPKRLPFTVPSLVFSALKLVRRLQGQDGDVIGEEVPATPKKIFQILHQTIEALSCVPSPELALRLYLQCAEAANDCDLEPVAYEFFTQAFILYEEEIADSKAQITAIHLIIGTLQRMNIFGVENRDTLTHKTTGYSAKLLKKPDQCRAVYACSHLFWTDDQDGIMDGERVLLCLKRALRIANAAQQMANVTRGSSGSVALFIEILNKYLYFFEKGIPEITNTVIQDLIELIRTEKQSENTVADPSTEAFFASTLRYIEFQKQKGGSIGEKYEQIKTT, encoded by the exons ATGCTGCCggatggcggcgccgacgacgaggagcggTGGCTCGCCGAGGGCATCGCCGGCGTCCAGCAGAACGCCTTCTACATGCACCGCGCCCTC GATTCGAACAACCTCAAGGATGCGCTCAAGTACTCGGCGCAGATGCTCTCCGAGCTGCGGACCTCGCGGCTCTCGCCGCACAAGTATTATGATCTAT ATATGAGGGCGTTTGATGAGATGCGGAAGCTGGAGATGTTCTTCAGGGAGGAGACCCGTCGTGGCAGCTGCTCCGTTGTTGATTTGTATGAGCTTGTGCAGCATGCTGGCAACGTACTGCCCAGACT CTATCTCCTCTGCACAGTAGGATCTGTGTACATTAAATCAAAAGAGGCTCCTGCGAAAGACGTTCTTAAAGACCTTGTTGAAATGTGTCGAGGCATCCAACATCCTCTTCGTGGGCTTTTCCTAAGAAGCTACCTATCTCAGATAAGCCGAGACAAACTGCCAGATATTGGTTCCGAGTATGAAGG GGATGCTGACAGCATTAACGACGCAGTTGAGTTTGTTCTTCAGAATTTCATAGAAATGAACAAACTCTGGGTCCGAATGCAACATCAG GGCCCTGTTCGAGAGAAGGAGAAGcggggaaaagaaagaaatgaacTGCGTGATTTG gTAGGCAAAAACCTTCACGTTCTAAGCCAGATTGAGGGTGTTGACCTTGACATGTACAAAGAAACTGTCCTTCCAAGGATATTAGAACAG GTGGTTAATTGTAAGGATGAACTTGCACAATTCTACCTGATGGACTGCATAATACAAGTCTTTCCAGACGAATACCATTTACAGACATTGGAAACATTGTTGAGCGCATTTCCGCAACTACAG CCAAATGTTGATATCAAAACCGTGCTGTCTCAACTCATGGACAGGTTATCAAGCTATGCTGCCGCAAGTCCTGAA GTATTGCCAGAATTCTTGCAAGTTGAAGCTTTTGCAAAGTTCAGCAATGCTATTGGAAAG GTGATAGAGGCCCAAGTTGACATGCCAGTTGTTGGTGCAGTAACTTTATATGTATCACTTTTGACATTTACTCTCCGTGTGCATCCGGATCGGCTTGATTATGTTGATCAAGTGTTG GGTGCATGCGTAAAGAAACTTTCAGGGAATGCAAAACTTGAAGATAGCAGGGCAACAAAGCAAATTGTTGCACTTCTCAGTGCCCCCCTGGAGAAATATAGCAATATTGTTACTGCATTAGAGCTCTCAAACTATCCTCGGGTTATGGATTACCTTGATAATTCTACAACAAAAGTTATGGCTCTTGTAATAATTCAAAGCATAATGAAGAACACGACTTGCATATCTACTTCTGACAAG ATTGAAGCTCTTTTTGATTTAATTAAAGGTCTTATAAAAGATATGGATGGGGCTCAAAATGACGAG CTTGATGATGAGGATTTTAAGGAGGAACAGAATTCTGTGGCGCGTCTTATTCACATGTTGCACAATGATGACCATGAAGAGATGTTGAAG ATATTATGCACCGTTCAGAAGCATATACTTCAGGGAGGTCCCAAGCGGCTACCTTTCACTGTGCCATCCTTAGTATTCTCTGCTCTCAAG TTGGTCCGAAGATTACAAGGTCAAGATGGTGATGTAATAGGGGAGGAAGTTCCTGCAACGCCTAAGAAAATATTTCAGATCTTGCATCAG ACCATTGAAGCTCTCTCATGTGTTCCTTCTCCTGAACTGGCTCTCAGATTATATCTGCAGTGTGCAGAG GCGGCCAATGATTGTGATCTGGAACCGGTTGCTTATGAGTTCTTTACTCAAGCATTCATCTTATATGAAGAAGAAATTGCG GATTCAAAGGCTCAAATCACTGCAATTCATCTTATAATTGGAACCCTTCAACGGATGAATATATTCGGGGTTGAAAATAGAGATACCCTGACTCACAAGACAACAGGG TACTCAGCAAAACTTCTAAAGAAGCCTGACCAATGCCGAGCGGTTTATGCATGTTCACACCTTTTCTGGACTGACGACCAAGACGGAATAATGGATGGTGAAAG GGTCCTCCTTTGTTTAAAGCGTGCCTTAAGAATTGCAAATGCCGCTCAACAGATGGCTAATGTAACAAGGGGAAGTAGCGGATCTGTCGCGCTATTTATCGAAATTTTGAACAA GTATTTGTACTTCTTCGAGAAAGGAATTCCAGAGATCACGAACACTGTAATCCAGGATTTGATTGAATTGATTAGGACAGAGAAGCAAAGTGAGAACACTGTAGCTGATCCATCGACAGAGGCCTTCTTTGCAAGCACTTTACGTTACATTGAATTCCAGAAGCAGAAAGGTGGGAGCATAGgtgaaaaatatgagcaaataAAAACTACCTGA
- the LOC127766207 gene encoding FAD synthetase, chloroplastic, producing the protein MERGAAAAGALSCTFRSPSPSPTSPAAPHWRPLLGFRSRSRSRGRGWGQRAVVAGAPRLFLPPPCRRFRYCSQSKLLGMNKGQNRCSLATFSSFGQSGISLNNEDLVKEKLLIDCGEDQDCVIDGIVALGKFDALHIGHRELAMYASKAGTPFLLSFVGIAEVLGWEYRPPIVARCDRKRVLTSWAPYCKNVVPIEYQVEFSKVRYLTPRQFVERLSRDLKIQGVVAGENYRFGYRASGDAAELVKLCEEFGLSAFIVRSVMDTARSYNGVTTSVNSSDKGQVSSSRVRHALAMGDMEYVSELLGRKHRLVLTVKENHLQERKRIMLPKSCMLNMPPADGLYENCDLVNGGHLGLCRVIINSETIEIEMKDENSLLPNTIQENQQLGIEFG; encoded by the exons ATGGagaggggcgccgccgccgcaggagcgCTCTCATGCACCTTccgctccccttccccttccccgacGTCCCCGGCCGCGCCCCATTGGCGGCCTCTCCTCGGCTTCCGCTCCCGCTCCCGTTCGCGTGGCCGGGGCTGGGGCCAGCGCGCGGTGGTCGCCGGGGCACCGCGGTTATTCCTGCCGCCACCATGCCGGCGCTTCAG ATACTGCAGTCAAAGCAAGCTTCTAGGCATGAACAAAGGGCAAAACAGATGCTCGTTGGCAACTTTCAGCTCATTTGGACAGTCAGGGATCAGTCTGAACAATGAAGATTTAGTGAAAGAAAAGCTCCTAATAGATTGTGGGGAAGATCAAGATTGTGTGATTG ATGGGATAGTTGCCTTGGGAAAGTTTGATGCCCTTCACATTGGCCATCGAGAATTGGCAATGTATGCTTCTAAGGCAGGAActccctttcttctttcttttgtggGAATTGCTGAGGTTCTTGGCTGGGAGTATAG GCCTCCTATAGTTGCTCGGTGTGATCGGAAGCGAGTGCTCACCTCTTGGGCTCCATACTGTAAGAATGTAGTGCCTATTGAATATCAAGTTGAGTTTTCAAAGGTCAGGTACCTAACTCCACGGCAATTCGTTGAGAGGTTATCAAGGGATCTTAAAATACAAGGTGTTGTAGCAG GTGAAAACTACAGATTTGGCTACAGGGCATCTGGCGATGCAGCTGAGCTAGTGAAACTATGTGAAGAATTTGGTTTAAGTGCATTTATTGTACGGTCAGTCATGGACACAGCTAGATCTTATAATGGAGTTACAACCTCCGTAAATTCAAGCGACAAGGGGCAGGTTTCTTCTAGTCGTGTTCGCCATGCTTTGGCTATGGGTGATATGGAATATGTTTCTGAATTACTAGGGAGGAAACACCGCCTTGTGCTGACAGTTAAGGAAAACCACCTTCAGGAAAGGAAAAGGATCATGTTGCCAAAATCTTGCATGTTGAACATGCCACCAGCTGATGGTTTGTATGAGAATTGTGACCTTGTTAATGGAGGCCATCTTGGACTATGCAGGGTTATCATAAACTCAGAGACCATTGAAATTGAGATGAAAGATGAGAACAGTTTATTACCAAATACTATTCAAGAAAATCAGCAATTAGGTATTGAATTTGGATGA